One genomic region from Nymphaea colorata isolate Beijing-Zhang1983 chromosome 10, ASM883128v2, whole genome shotgun sequence encodes:
- the LOC116263425 gene encoding nuclear transcription factor Y subunit A-3-like: protein MQNMMDKDSDRSSHQSTSPCLPSWWNSPGTQVPHHSLCRALNLNIESPTQQYGHVKQPGVQLQDQDSSSSQSTGQSHQDIQGYDDTYGKGPQSGIKSALSLGTPGYSFPLMPSDNSYLHPFVACAPVESYFGGAVPAFGPPMEVHPYMFGMSHTRMPLPLDVTEDRPVYVNAKQYRGILRRRLSRAKLESQNKLIKGRKPYLHESRHLHALKRARGSGGRFLNTKKLEQPGVAGNAQKVLEGAALQLGSLSDSEVVQSETGLASSGNSASGTSNSEVTSVALHENLFRSDFLFPDFRSQTNRSMQVNRIFHGGSMNNRLPIT, encoded by the exons ATGCAGAACATGATGGACAAAGATTCTGACCGAAGTTCACATCAGTCAACTTCTCCATGCTTGCCTTCGTGGTGGAATTCACCTGGAACACAGGTTCCTCATCATTCTCTTTGCAGGGCATTGAACTTGAACATTGAATCTCCAACACAGCAGTATGGTCATGTTAAACAACCTGGAGTTCAGTTACAAGATCAGGACTCCTCCTCCAGTCAGTCAACTGGGCAATCACATCAAGATATTCAAG GATATGATGATACATATGGAAAGGGACCTCAAAGTGGTATTAAGTCGGCATTATCGCTAGGTACTCCAGGCTATAGCTTTCCACTAATGCCATCAGACAATAGTTATTTGCAT CCTTTTGTTGCCTGTGCACCTGTCGAGTCGTACTTTGGGGGTGCTGTTCCTGCTTTTGGTCCTCCTATGGAG GTCCATCCTTACATGTTTGGGATGTCGCATACTCGAATGCCACTTCCTCTTGATGTCACAGAGGATAGGCCAGTTTATGTCAATGCAAAGCAGTATCGGGGAATCCTTAGGCGGAGATTATCCAGGGCTAAGTTGGAATCTCAAAATAAGTTGATCAAAGGCAGGAAG CCATACCTCCATGAGTCACGGCATCTTCATGCGTTGAAACGAGCTAGGGGATCTGGAGGGCGCTTCCTTAACACAAAGAAACTTGAGCAACCTGGGGTTGCTGGTAATGCCCAGAAAGTTTTGGAAGGAGCTGCATTGCAGCTTGGAAGCCTATCTGATTCTGAAGTTGTGCAGTCAGAAACTGGTCTTGCTAGTTCAGGAAATAGTGCTTCAGGAACATCAAATTCGGAAGTCACAAGCGTCGCTCTCCATGAAAACCTTTTTCGATCAGATTTCCTGTTCCCTGATTTTCGTTCTCAAACAAATAGGAGCATGCAAGTTAATCGAATTTTTCATGGTGGATCGATGAATAATCGACTTCCTATCACCTGA